The Lacipirellula parvula genome window below encodes:
- a CDS encoding alpha-galactosidase, which yields MKLPILLACLLQLCLAAGAIGDDAPFVREGERGTARAWFEERFGADVSKLPFSFTVGGEKSTDVLQRAKVDSQTEQVGDTQTKRTITWTDEKTHLETKVVAVQYADFPNVEWTVHFKNTGEGDSPIIADVEAVDVNQAVPAEASTILHHLKGSRAAPNDFEPYEMGLTMRTAATFRSAGGRGTNGSWPFFNVNWGDQGLIVVLGWPGQWNLSLERDGAGGLAIRGGQESTHFKLHPGETARTPLAVLQWYEGDWVRGQNVWRRWMVAHNVPQVDGKPPKPQLVACSSHQFGEMINANEENQKQFIDRYLEEKFPLAYWWMDAGWYENDGVWTTTGTWEVDKKRFPNGLRAVTDHAHEKGVKAIVWFEPERVAPNSWLYKERPQWLLAPPKNPGDQLYDENWRLLNLGNDEAREWLINHVNGLIKSEGIDLYRQDFNMDPVLYWQNGEPEDRQGMAENHYVSGYLAYWDAILAANPGIRIDTCASGGRRLDLETLRRSVPLVRSDCLFEPTSQQAHTYGLSLWLPYHGTGTLVGKSAIGQNTTEGVNDYDFRSHMASSVTACWDMRDKSLNYDELRKLTSELATVAPFYQADYYPVTPHTLATSAWIAWQFNRPETGEAVVQAFRRQDSVEPEQQLKLQGLDPNAGYRIQALGTDQTWTAKGSDLMEHGLQAKLPEKRSAAVYLLTK from the coding sequence ATGAAACTACCAATATTGTTAGCCTGCTTGCTGCAGCTTTGCCTCGCTGCCGGCGCGATCGGCGACGACGCCCCATTCGTTCGCGAAGGCGAGCGAGGAACGGCCCGCGCCTGGTTTGAAGAACGGTTCGGCGCCGACGTTTCGAAGCTGCCGTTCAGCTTCACTGTCGGCGGCGAAAAGTCGACCGATGTGCTGCAACGCGCGAAGGTCGACTCGCAAACCGAACAAGTCGGCGATACCCAAACGAAGCGCACCATCACCTGGACCGACGAGAAGACGCATCTGGAAACGAAGGTCGTCGCCGTTCAGTACGCCGACTTCCCGAATGTGGAGTGGACGGTTCATTTCAAGAACACCGGCGAGGGCGACTCGCCCATCATTGCCGACGTCGAAGCGGTCGACGTTAACCAAGCCGTCCCAGCCGAGGCGTCGACAATCCTGCACCACCTGAAAGGTTCGCGGGCGGCACCGAACGATTTTGAGCCCTACGAAATGGGCCTGACGATGCGAACGGCCGCCACCTTCCGCTCAGCTGGCGGCCGCGGCACGAACGGCAGCTGGCCCTTCTTCAACGTCAACTGGGGCGACCAAGGCCTTATTGTTGTCCTCGGGTGGCCGGGGCAGTGGAACCTCTCCCTCGAACGCGACGGGGCAGGGGGACTGGCCATTCGCGGCGGGCAAGAGAGCACCCACTTCAAACTCCATCCCGGCGAAACGGCCCGCACGCCGCTCGCGGTGTTGCAGTGGTACGAAGGCGACTGGGTCCGCGGGCAAAACGTTTGGCGCCGCTGGATGGTCGCTCACAACGTTCCGCAGGTCGACGGCAAGCCGCCGAAGCCGCAGCTTGTCGCCTGCAGCTCGCATCAATTTGGCGAAATGATCAACGCCAATGAAGAGAATCAGAAGCAGTTCATCGACCGCTACTTGGAAGAAAAATTCCCGCTCGCCTACTGGTGGATGGACGCCGGCTGGTACGAAAACGACGGCGTGTGGACCACCACCGGCACCTGGGAAGTCGACAAGAAACGATTCCCGAACGGCCTCCGCGCCGTCACCGACCACGCTCACGAAAAGGGCGTGAAGGCGATCGTCTGGTTCGAACCCGAGCGCGTCGCTCCCAACTCGTGGCTCTACAAAGAGCGCCCGCAGTGGCTCCTGGCTCCGCCGAAGAACCCGGGCGATCAACTTTACGATGAAAATTGGCGCCTCCTCAACCTCGGCAACGACGAGGCCCGCGAGTGGCTCATCAACCACGTCAACGGGCTAATCAAGTCGGAAGGCATCGACCTCTACCGCCAAGACTTCAACATGGATCCGGTCCTCTACTGGCAAAACGGCGAACCGGAAGATCGCCAAGGCATGGCAGAGAACCATTATGTTTCAGGCTACCTAGCGTATTGGGACGCGATTTTGGCCGCCAATCCTGGCATTCGGATCGACACCTGTGCGAGCGGCGGCCGGCGGCTTGACCTTGAAACACTTCGCCGCAGCGTCCCGCTGGTGCGCAGCGACTGCTTGTTCGAGCCGACTTCGCAGCAGGCCCACACCTACGGCCTGTCGCTCTGGCTGCCGTACCATGGCACCGGCACGCTCGTTGGCAAGAGCGCCATCGGGCAAAATACCACCGAAGGAGTCAACGACTACGACTTCCGCAGCCACATGGCTTCCAGCGTCACGGCGTGCTGGGACATGCGCGACAAGTCGCTGAACTACGACGAGCTGCGAAAGCTCACCAGCGAGCTCGCCACGGTCGCGCCGTTCTACCAAGCCGACTACTACCCCGTCACGCCCCACACCCTCGCGACGTCGGCTTGGATTGCTTGGCAATTCAACCGCCCCGAAACGGGCGAAGCCGTCGTGCAGGCCTTCCGTCGGCAAGATAGCGTGGAGCCTGAACAACAGCTCAAGCTGCAAGGTTTGGATCCGAACGCCGGGTACCGCATTCAGGCCCTCGGAACCGACCAAACGTGGACGGCAAAAGGCAGCGACCTGATGGAGCACGGTCTGCAGGCGAAACTGCCGGAGAAGCGAAGCGCCGCGGTGTACCTGCTGACGAAGTAA
- a CDS encoding sugar kinase: MFGIDMSETSRKVALFGELLMRLETERQLRFVQANSFEVGYTGGEANAGVVLSRFGVEAHLVSAVPDNELGLACTNHMRRYGLDVSGVQKRGSRLGLFFLETGAGHRSTQVVYDRAGSSFATLKPGDIPWREVLAGKDWFHFTGTAPALSANLAALTLEGCRVANELGITVSCDINYRSALWSIEKAREVMSQIVKHVDVLVANEEHARLILGAPEAATEFTDVFDARRYDPIVRYLRSEYQLKATALTIRAGDTADETTIAAVLDDGQQAVGSRKYTIRPLDRIGGGDAFTGALIYGLLRSRPAQEVVDLAVAASNLKHTVRGDFGHFSLSEAESLARSGPDGRVRR, from the coding sequence ATGTTCGGAATCGATATGAGCGAAACGTCGCGCAAAGTCGCCCTGTTCGGCGAGTTGCTGATGCGGCTGGAAACAGAGCGGCAACTGCGATTCGTGCAGGCGAATTCCTTCGAAGTCGGCTACACCGGCGGCGAAGCGAACGCCGGCGTCGTCCTGTCGCGGTTCGGGGTCGAAGCCCACCTCGTGAGCGCCGTGCCCGACAACGAGCTTGGCCTCGCCTGCACGAACCACATGCGCCGCTACGGGCTCGACGTGAGTGGCGTCCAAAAGCGCGGCTCTCGGCTCGGGCTATTTTTCTTGGAAACTGGCGCAGGCCATCGGTCCACGCAGGTGGTTTACGACCGCGCGGGCAGTTCGTTTGCGACGCTCAAGCCGGGGGATATCCCCTGGCGCGAGGTGCTCGCCGGCAAAGACTGGTTTCACTTCACCGGCACCGCTCCCGCACTTTCCGCGAACTTGGCGGCGCTAACGCTCGAAGGCTGCCGCGTCGCCAATGAGTTAGGCATTACCGTCAGCTGCGACATCAACTACCGCAGCGCGCTGTGGTCGATCGAAAAAGCTCGCGAAGTGATGAGCCAGATCGTCAAGCACGTCGACGTGCTGGTGGCCAACGAAGAACACGCCCGCCTCATTCTGGGCGCCCCCGAAGCGGCTACCGAATTCACCGACGTCTTCGACGCTCGGCGATACGATCCGATCGTGCGTTACCTCCGCTCCGAGTACCAACTCAAGGCGACGGCCCTGACCATTCGCGCGGGCGACACCGCCGACGAAACGACAATTGCCGCCGTCCTCGACGACGGACAACAGGCCGTCGGTTCCAGAAAGTACACGATCCGCCCGCTCGACCGCATTGGCGGCGGCGACGCGTTCACCGGCGCTCTCATTTACGGCCTGCTGCGGTCGCGCCCGGCGCAAGAAGTCGTCGACCTGGCCGTCGCCGCCAGCAACCTGAAGCACACCGTACGCGGCGATTTTGGCCACTTTTCGTTGTCCGAAGCCGAATCGCTAGCCCGCAGCGGCCCAGACGGTCGCGTCCGCCGCTAA
- a CDS encoding cytochrome P450: MHRDSATLCPEALVSAEFLRDPYPELKWLRENAPVHYNDAIGGWVITKYDDIVVTMKETGTYSNEGRLGRAVDYLPPEAKAKLTGFQNHYRTKGLLHSDPPDHTRLRSLIQKAFTPRMIDLMRPRIQQIVDDLLDKVAGEGGMEAIQQLAFAVPVTVLAEIMGAPQSDRHYFQKWSNLLLAFQGVNKPAFEVLTQAQEALVEAREYLTRLIARRRVEPGQDLVSQLVAVESEGERLTQDELINTCITLLVAGHETTTSLIGNGLYLLLHDRSQWQMIQQDRALLPAAIEEILRYESPVARQPRVIKHDTVLGGQELSGGQMLFQMLNSANRDAEHFTDPDVFDIRRTKNRHIAFGYGVHFCIGAPLSRAEGAIVFETLLRRMPEIRLVDSEADWDVTKRNSRVLHSLRVEF; the protein is encoded by the coding sequence ATGCACCGCGATAGTGCAACCCTATGCCCTGAAGCCCTGGTTAGCGCCGAGTTTTTGCGCGACCCGTACCCGGAACTCAAGTGGCTCCGCGAGAATGCCCCGGTCCACTACAACGACGCGATCGGCGGGTGGGTAATCACCAAGTACGACGACATCGTCGTCACCATGAAGGAAACGGGCACCTACTCGAACGAAGGCCGATTGGGGCGGGCGGTCGATTACCTGCCGCCTGAAGCGAAGGCGAAACTCACCGGGTTTCAAAATCACTACCGCACGAAGGGGCTGCTTCATTCCGATCCGCCCGACCATACCCGGCTCCGCTCGCTCATCCAGAAGGCCTTTACGCCGCGGATGATCGATCTGATGCGGCCGCGAATCCAGCAGATCGTCGATGATTTGCTGGACAAGGTCGCCGGCGAAGGGGGGATGGAGGCGATCCAGCAACTCGCGTTCGCCGTGCCGGTGACGGTGCTCGCGGAAATTATGGGAGCGCCGCAGAGCGATCGGCATTACTTCCAGAAGTGGTCCAACCTGCTGCTCGCTTTCCAGGGAGTCAACAAGCCGGCGTTTGAGGTGCTGACTCAAGCCCAGGAAGCGCTCGTGGAAGCCCGGGAATACCTGACGCGGCTAATCGCCCGGCGCCGCGTTGAGCCGGGGCAGGATCTCGTCAGCCAACTCGTCGCCGTAGAATCGGAGGGCGAGCGGCTTACCCAAGACGAACTGATCAACACCTGCATCACGCTGCTGGTGGCAGGCCACGAAACGACGACTTCGCTCATTGGCAACGGCCTCTATTTGCTGCTCCACGATCGGAGCCAGTGGCAGATGATCCAGCAAGATCGCGCGTTGTTGCCGGCGGCGATTGAAGAAATTCTGCGTTACGAAAGCCCCGTGGCCCGCCAACCGCGCGTCATCAAGCACGACACCGTGCTTGGCGGCCAGGAGCTGTCGGGCGGCCAGATGCTATTCCAGATGCTGAATTCGGCGAATCGCGATGCGGAGCACTTCACCGATCCCGACGTGTTCGATATCCGCCGGACGAAGAATCGGCACATCGCGTTTGGCTACGGCGTGCACTTTTGCATCGGGGCCCCGCTGTCGCGGGCGGAAGGGGCGATCGTGTTTGAAACGCTCCTTCGTCGCATGCCGGAGATTCGCCTAGTCGACTCCGAGGCCGATTGGGACGTCACGAAGCGGAACTCGCGCGTGCTGCATTCGCTACGCGTCGAATTCTAA
- a CDS encoding c-type cytochrome → MLIATLLAAVGAGVLFALRATPTAKSGQAEGPQASPGFRVELVYSPSLAKEGSWVSLAVDSKGRLIASDQYGLLYRITPSPLGGKPEQTSVEPIRVGAGAAQGLAVVGDDLYVMVNSQAAALPSGLYRVSDSNGDDQYDDARLLLRIEGAGEHGPHAVAASPDGKSLYLSAGNYTRSPRFKGSRVPAGWGEDQLLPRLDDPAAQANGIPAPGGWIVKCDLDGENCELVSVGYRNIYDLAFNADGELFTSDSDLDVDIGTPWYRPPSLLHVTSGADYGWRGGDGIWPTYYQDTLPPVAVMPPGSPAGIVAGTGTNFPEPYRDAIFIADWSRGAIYVAPLEPNGSSYRGECAPIAWDVGGVTDLVVRPQDGSLYFTVGGRQIQSGLYRLVWDGDGAEKQQPTSEERATTAVDSATATEQRSQRQKLEELHGDLAETAIESIWPALASPDRFVRYAAMTALERTKATDWQTRAYAEPNVLARCAALTALARRSQPAYPAKWADSLLELPFSTLSTEEQLEVLRTISLGVTRFTNLDDAQRARIATAVAGWFPSPRPQVNGELAKLLVRLESPAVIEPLLQKLADEPNSVQAIQAAVQLSAASAGWTPEGRAKLLDWFDAAANSFGKRAFYPYLVAARSRFVGGFGSEDRKVFAERLAPPKVAEEAASERQERKFTKRWTTDEVVAAIEASDKAGQDAEAASVRGRQLFVAIGCADCHAMRGEGASVGPDLTNVGRRYSVRDLARAITQPDDEIPDLYRQTTFVVDGRTITGRPTNMTATTISVTTDMRDPASAVKLERGAIESESVSTTSAMPANLIDTLSPDDLADLFSYLRADAEAGSGERPAATLP, encoded by the coding sequence GTGTTAATTGCGACTCTGCTCGCTGCCGTCGGCGCCGGGGTGTTGTTCGCGCTGAGGGCGACGCCCACGGCGAAGAGCGGGCAGGCTGAGGGACCGCAGGCGAGCCCCGGGTTTCGCGTGGAACTGGTCTACTCCCCTTCCCTGGCGAAGGAAGGATCGTGGGTTAGCCTGGCGGTCGATTCGAAAGGCCGGCTCATCGCGAGCGACCAGTACGGGCTGCTTTACCGAATTACTCCCTCTCCGCTCGGCGGCAAACCTGAGCAAACCTCGGTAGAACCGATCCGCGTTGGCGCTGGAGCGGCCCAGGGGTTGGCCGTCGTTGGCGATGACTTGTACGTGATGGTGAACTCACAGGCGGCGGCGCTGCCGAGCGGGTTGTATCGCGTTAGCGATAGCAACGGCGACGACCAGTATGACGATGCGAGGCTGTTGCTTCGCATCGAGGGGGCCGGCGAGCACGGGCCGCATGCCGTGGCGGCGTCGCCAGACGGCAAATCGCTCTATCTTTCAGCGGGCAACTACACCCGCTCGCCGCGATTTAAGGGGTCGCGCGTCCCCGCGGGTTGGGGCGAAGATCAGCTGCTACCGCGCCTGGACGACCCGGCGGCGCAAGCGAACGGCATCCCGGCGCCAGGCGGTTGGATTGTGAAATGCGATCTTGACGGCGAGAATTGTGAGCTAGTCAGCGTCGGCTATCGCAACATTTATGATCTGGCCTTCAACGCCGATGGCGAGCTGTTCACCAGCGACTCCGACCTCGACGTCGACATCGGCACGCCGTGGTATCGCCCCCCTTCGCTGCTGCATGTGACGAGCGGGGCCGACTACGGCTGGCGCGGCGGCGACGGCATTTGGCCGACTTACTATCAAGATACGCTGCCGCCCGTGGCCGTGATGCCGCCGGGCTCGCCGGCCGGCATTGTTGCGGGAACGGGGACCAATTTCCCCGAGCCGTATCGCGATGCGATCTTCATCGCCGATTGGAGCCGCGGCGCCATTTACGTCGCTCCGCTGGAGCCGAACGGTTCAAGCTACCGCGGCGAATGCGCACCGATTGCGTGGGACGTCGGCGGCGTCACCGATCTTGTCGTGCGGCCGCAGGATGGATCGCTCTATTTCACCGTCGGCGGGCGGCAGATTCAGTCGGGGCTTTATCGGCTGGTGTGGGATGGCGACGGCGCCGAAAAACAACAGCCGACAAGTGAAGAACGCGCCACAACGGCCGTTGATTCTGCCACGGCAACAGAGCAGCGATCGCAGCGGCAAAAACTGGAAGAACTGCACGGCGATCTTGCCGAGACCGCCATTGAATCGATTTGGCCCGCGCTCGCGAGCCCCGACCGGTTCGTTCGCTACGCGGCGATGACGGCCTTGGAACGCACCAAAGCAACCGACTGGCAAACTCGCGCTTACGCCGAGCCGAACGTGCTCGCGCGATGCGCGGCGCTCACCGCGCTCGCCCGCCGCAGCCAGCCGGCGTATCCCGCCAAGTGGGCCGATTCCCTGCTGGAACTGCCGTTCTCCACGCTTTCCACCGAAGAACAACTGGAAGTGCTGCGAACCATTTCGCTCGGCGTGACGCGGTTCACCAACCTCGACGACGCCCAGCGGGCACGTATTGCGACTGCGGTTGCGGGATGGTTTCCGTCGCCGCGGCCACAGGTGAACGGCGAATTAGCCAAGCTGCTCGTTCGCCTCGAATCGCCCGCGGTCATCGAACCGTTGCTGCAGAAGTTGGCGGACGAGCCGAATTCCGTGCAGGCTATCCAGGCCGCCGTGCAGCTCAGTGCGGCGAGCGCTGGTTGGACTCCGGAGGGACGGGCCAAGCTGCTCGATTGGTTCGACGCCGCCGCGAATTCCTTCGGGAAGCGTGCGTTCTACCCCTACTTGGTGGCCGCCAGGAGCCGATTTGTCGGCGGGTTTGGCAGCGAAGATCGCAAGGTTTTTGCCGAGCGATTGGCTCCGCCGAAAGTTGCTGAAGAGGCGGCGAGCGAGCGGCAAGAGCGGAAATTCACGAAGCGTTGGACGACCGATGAAGTCGTCGCCGCTATCGAAGCCTCAGACAAAGCTGGGCAGGATGCTGAGGCCGCGAGTGTTCGCGGCCGGCAACTATTCGTAGCGATCGGTTGCGCCGATTGTCACGCGATGCGTGGCGAGGGGGCGTCGGTCGGGCCCGATTTGACCAACGTCGGACGGCGTTACTCGGTGCGCGATTTGGCTCGCGCGATCACCCAACCCGACGACGAAATTCCCGATCTCTATCGCCAGACGACGTTCGTCGTCGACGGTCGGACGATCACCGGCCGGCCGACGAACATGACGGCAACCACGATTTCGGTGACGACCGACATGCGCGACCCGGCGAGCGCGGTGAAGTTGGAACGGGGCGCCATCGAATCGGAATCTGTTTCGACGACCTCCGCGATGCCCGCCAATCTGATCGATACGCTCTCGCCAGATGATCTGGCTGATCTTTTTTCGTACTTGCGCGCGGACGCTGAAGCCGGAAGCGGCGAACGACCCGCGGCAACACTGCCCTAG
- a CDS encoding SDR family NAD(P)-dependent oxidoreductase, with translation MSSSNRLAGKRILVTGAGTGIGQGIAIRCAREGAKVAVHYYDASDEGARQTVAAIRDLGGEADFAKADLGEISQIRECANWALGYLGGVDVLINNAGITFNSPVAEATPEQWDRMYDVNVRGGYFLTQSLLDSLKQNHGAVINLSSIHAFEGFQEHSIYAGTKGAIVAMTRGMSIELAPLGVRVNAIAPGCVPVPSHERACGKADLVAVGRGIPAGFVGTPDDIAAVAAFLASDDARFIVGQTLVVDGGTTSWMPFGEQFRAPVRAAGVQFGKEYI, from the coding sequence ATGAGCAGTTCGAACAGACTCGCGGGCAAGCGAATCCTCGTCACCGGCGCCGGCACCGGCATCGGGCAAGGGATCGCGATTCGTTGTGCGCGCGAAGGCGCCAAGGTCGCCGTCCACTACTACGATGCGTCGGACGAAGGCGCTCGGCAGACCGTGGCCGCGATCCGCGATCTCGGGGGCGAAGCCGATTTCGCCAAGGCGGACCTGGGGGAAATCAGCCAGATTCGCGAGTGCGCTAACTGGGCGCTCGGCTACCTCGGGGGAGTCGACGTGCTGATCAACAACGCGGGCATCACCTTCAATTCGCCCGTTGCCGAGGCGACTCCCGAGCAGTGGGACCGGATGTACGACGTGAACGTCCGCGGCGGCTATTTTCTCACGCAGTCGTTGCTCGACTCGTTGAAACAGAACCATGGCGCAGTGATCAACCTGTCGTCGATCCACGCGTTTGAGGGCTTCCAGGAACACTCGATTTACGCCGGCACCAAGGGGGCGATCGTTGCGATGACGCGGGGGATGTCGATCGAATTGGCTCCGCTGGGCGTCCGCGTCAACGCCATCGCGCCGGGCTGCGTTCCTGTGCCAAGCCACGAACGGGCGTGCGGCAAGGCCGACTTGGTGGCCGTGGGGCGCGGCATCCCGGCAGGCTTCGTCGGAACCCCGGACGATATCGCCGCCGTGGCCGCATTCTTGGCGTCTGACGACGCGAGATTTATCGTCGGACAAACGTTGGTCGTCGATGGCGGAACGACTTCTTGGATGCCGTTTGGCGAGCAATTCCGAGCCCCGGTGCGAGCCGCGGGTGTGCAATTCGGCAAGGAATATATTTAA
- a CDS encoding Nramp family divalent metal transporter — MSAVPTISGVAGESCARIAAEDANWQPPETCLPSWGVADLPEPTRLAWSQWRSLIGPGIVMMGVQIGGGEWLFGPEITARYGGALMWLATIAIVLQVFYNLEVGRYALYCGEPIFTGFLRTKPGPRFWIAFFLLLSMGAMVPGLAFHAASVLTALWLNASPTEAHRAHVVGVAFACTALAFVPVLFGKKIYNTLQAIMTLKVVCVLSFCGIVSLLFVDWQAWIAIFSGFLRFGTIPSTDAATGESTVNVAQYLASNGRFPAIGLGEMAAIGAFIGYAGGGGLGNSLYGNFVRDKGWGNGANVGAIPSAFGGKNISLGHFGKVFTVTAENLRRWRGWWKVILVDQAAIWAPGCFVGMALPALLSLQFASPHPAAEAAAKPVPAATAVDQAEPAAANNVATPAAVPNPAQNFQWAAAMTTAEGMRRDVRLSAGAGQFLWTATLIAGLLVLLPSQMSVVDEVCRRWTDVIWSASPRVREQMHGGEVKRIYYTLAACYFVWCLGTLYLFGAYGTPRLMTLVIGNLGNLALAVTSFHMLWINTRWLPPAIRPGMVARVGLFCCGCFYLAVAALVFYQTVLAK; from the coding sequence GTGAGCGCAGTTCCAACTATCTCCGGCGTCGCAGGCGAGTCGTGCGCCCGAATTGCGGCCGAAGATGCGAATTGGCAGCCGCCGGAAACCTGCCTGCCGTCGTGGGGCGTCGCCGACTTGCCCGAGCCGACGCGGCTCGCTTGGTCCCAGTGGCGCAGCCTCATCGGCCCCGGCATCGTCATGATGGGCGTGCAGATCGGCGGCGGCGAATGGCTGTTCGGCCCCGAGATCACCGCCCGCTACGGCGGCGCGCTGATGTGGCTCGCCACGATCGCGATCGTGCTGCAGGTCTTCTACAACCTCGAAGTCGGCCGGTATGCACTCTACTGCGGCGAACCTATCTTCACCGGATTCCTGCGCACGAAGCCAGGCCCGCGGTTTTGGATCGCCTTCTTCCTGCTGCTGAGCATGGGGGCGATGGTGCCGGGCCTCGCGTTCCACGCCGCGTCGGTACTCACGGCGCTGTGGCTGAATGCTTCGCCGACCGAGGCCCACCGCGCGCATGTGGTGGGCGTCGCCTTCGCCTGCACCGCGTTGGCGTTCGTCCCGGTGCTGTTCGGCAAGAAGATCTACAACACGCTCCAAGCGATCATGACGCTCAAGGTCGTCTGCGTGCTTTCGTTCTGCGGGATCGTGAGCCTGCTGTTCGTCGACTGGCAGGCATGGATTGCCATTTTTTCGGGGTTTTTGCGGTTCGGCACAATCCCGTCGACGGACGCCGCCACGGGCGAATCGACGGTCAACGTCGCTCAGTATCTGGCGTCGAACGGCCGTTTCCCCGCCATTGGGCTTGGCGAAATGGCCGCCATCGGGGCGTTCATTGGCTACGCCGGCGGCGGCGGGCTGGGGAATTCGCTGTACGGAAACTTCGTCCGCGACAAAGGCTGGGGAAATGGCGCCAACGTCGGCGCCATCCCGAGCGCGTTTGGCGGGAAGAACATTTCCCTGGGGCACTTCGGCAAAGTCTTTACCGTTACTGCCGAAAACCTTCGCCGCTGGCGCGGGTGGTGGAAAGTGATCCTCGTCGACCAGGCGGCGATCTGGGCGCCTGGTTGTTTCGTCGGCATGGCGCTCCCCGCGCTGCTCTCGCTGCAGTTTGCCTCGCCGCATCCCGCGGCGGAAGCGGCCGCTAAACCGGTGCCTGCCGCCACCGCCGTTGACCAGGCAGAGCCCGCGGCCGCCAACAACGTCGCAACGCCGGCTGCCGTTCCCAATCCCGCTCAAAACTTTCAATGGGCCGCGGCAATGACGACGGCCGAAGGCATGCGCCGCGACGTCCGGTTGAGTGCTGGAGCCGGCCAATTCCTCTGGACGGCGACGTTGATCGCGGGACTGCTCGTGCTGCTGCCCAGCCAGATGTCCGTGGTCGATGAGGTTTGCCGGCGCTGGACCGACGTTATCTGGTCGGCCAGCCCCCGCGTCCGTGAACAAATGCACGGCGGCGAGGTCAAACGCATCTACTACACCCTCGCCGCCTGCTATTTCGTCTGGTGCCTGGGAACGCTTTATCTGTTCGGCGCCTACGGCACGCCCCGCCTGATGACTTTGGTCATCGGCAACCTCGGCAATCTGGCGCTGGCCGTCACGTCGTTCCACATGCTGTGGATCAACACGCGGTGGTTGCCTCCAGCGATACGCCCCGGCATGGTCGCCCGAGTCGGGCTGTTCTGCTGCGGATGTTTTTACTTGGCAGTCGCGGCACTCGTTTTTTACCAGACAGTGTTGGCGAAGTGA